In a single window of the Leptospira sanjuanensis genome:
- a CDS encoding alpha-E domain-containing protein has translation MLSRVAESVYWMNRYMERAENYSRFIDVNFQLSLDLNEDVNRQWMPLVYTTGDNELFQKKFSDASKENVIHFMTFDTENPNSILNCLIRCRENARTIRENISTPMWEVINEFYLNFKAKRHFTDTDLSALSEFFKSIRNQCLLFYGCQEATISRDEVWYFAQLGRYLERADKTARILDMKYFILLPSHDVGSNLDLIQWLSLLKSTSAHEMFNRIYQKITPKNIAEFLILDRQFPRAVRFSLRKIFESLKLLSGTDPDEYSCEAEKRVGVLLSELSYTSVDEIFSSGMHEYLDKLQLQINGIHDRIDERYFRF, from the coding sequence ATGCTGAGCAGAGTGGCTGAGTCCGTGTACTGGATGAATCGGTATATGGAGAGGGCGGAGAATTATTCCCGGTTCATCGACGTAAATTTTCAATTATCCCTGGATTTAAACGAGGACGTAAACCGCCAATGGATGCCTCTCGTTTATACGACCGGAGATAACGAATTGTTTCAGAAAAAATTTTCGGACGCATCGAAAGAGAACGTGATTCACTTTATGACGTTCGATACGGAGAATCCGAATTCGATTCTGAATTGTCTGATCCGCTGCCGGGAAAACGCGCGCACCATCCGCGAGAATATCTCCACTCCGATGTGGGAAGTCATCAACGAATTCTATCTAAACTTCAAAGCAAAACGACATTTCACCGATACGGATCTGAGCGCTCTGAGCGAGTTCTTTAAATCGATCCGAAATCAATGTCTTCTGTTTTACGGATGTCAAGAGGCGACGATTTCTCGGGACGAGGTTTGGTATTTCGCGCAGCTCGGACGTTATCTGGAAAGAGCGGATAAAACCGCGAGAATTCTCGACATGAAATATTTCATCCTTCTTCCTTCGCACGACGTGGGTTCGAATCTGGATTTGATCCAATGGTTGTCCCTTTTGAAATCCACGAGCGCGCACGAGATGTTCAACCGGATCTACCAAAAAATCACTCCGAAGAACATAGCCGAGTTTTTGATTCTCGACAGACAATTTCCGAGGGCGGTTCGTTTTTCTCTTCGTAAAATATTCGAAAGTTTGAAATTGCTCAGCGGAACCGATCCGGACGAATATTCCTGCGAGGCGGAAAAACGAGTGGGGGTTTTGTTGTCGGAACTCAGTTACACATCCGTGGACGAAATTTTCAGTTCGGGAATGCACGAATATCTGGACAAACTTCAGCTTCAGATCAACGGGATTCACGATCGGATCGACGAACGTTATTTTCGATTTTAG